A segment of the Pan paniscus chromosome 9, NHGRI_mPanPan1-v2.0_pri, whole genome shotgun sequence genome:
GATGGTGCCAAACTGGCTGCTCCCCAGGCGCTCCGTCACGGTGATGACATAGTAGCCGGAATCCCTCACTCCCACACTGAAGAGCTGGATGGAGCCGTTGTCAAAGGTGCAGACTCTGCCCTTGTGGCTTTGGGAGATGTTGGCCTCAGTCCCTGGTTTCCACTCCACGATCTTCTGCGTTCCCCAGTTGGATGAATATGTCCATTCGATGGTGGGCACTCCATGACAGGAGTACTCAACTGAGAGCAGGATGTCTTCTTTGACGGTGGCATTGATGGTGGCCTGAGGAATGTATAGGGACACGCCCTGACCTGCAGGATGATATGCTGGATGTTGGGCACATATATATGGCTTTATACTGAAGTGAACTTATATAATTTGTTAATctattacacaaatatttattgtgtgcctaTTATATGGCAGGAACTGTTCTAGGTTCTGGTGCTTAAGCGATAATGCTGAACAAGACACAAGGCTCCCTGGAGATAGAGCTCTCTACACACAGAGCAACCTTTTTCCATTTTGAAGACTATTTAGAATGCTCCCTTTTATTTCAACCTGAAATTTGACACCTTTGTAGCAAGGTGGACTACAGAGGTTCTCTCCCAGTATATGGGGAGCCCTTCTGATGCCCAAGGACTCTTCTCATGACTCTCTGGATCACTCCTTCTCACTCAAGCCCTCAGTGTGTGACATAGTTATTCTTTAACACAGAACAAAGTGCAGAGTTTAAGACGActgaaataagaaaagagaggtcAAATTCCAGGCCAGATCTTGGAGGGTGGGAATCGTGTTTTCTTTATCCCTATGGTCCCTGAACCCAGTacgatgcctggcacatagtggttggtcaataaatgtttgctgagtaaatgaataagtgaatgaccAAATATTTACAGCAACAAGAACATGAGCCTTTTCATAATAGGAATGATGATGCTTGGGTGGTTTGAAAAATTAGGTACATCTAAAAGCTAACATACATATAAGGAAGAGAACTATATTTAAGACTTTCTGTGCCAGTTACTATGTTATCTACTTTataattattatcttttattttattttatttattttttgagatggggtctcactctgtcgcccaggctggagtgcaatggctcgatctcagctcactgcaacctccacctcctgggttgaagcgattctcctgcctcagcctcccaagt
Coding sequences within it:
- the VSTM5 gene encoding V-set and transmembrane domain-containing protein 5: MRPLPSGRRKTRGISLGLFALCLAAARCLQSQGVSLYIPQATINATVKEDILLSVEYSCHGVPTIEWTYSSNWGTQKIVEWKPGTEANISQSHKGRVCTFDNGSIQLFSVGVRDSGYYVITVTERLGSSQFGTIVLHVSEILYEDLHFVAVILAFLAAVAAVLISLMWVCNKCAYKFQRKRRHKLKESTTEEIELEDVEC